The nucleotide sequence TTTGTCTCCATGCTCTGGAGGCCGATCCGCAGGCGAGCGCCCACGCGGTGCGGGACCTCGTCGCCATCCGCGAGCGCGATCCGACCTGCCGGCGCTACCTGGACCCGTTCCTCTTCTACAAGGGGTTCGCCGCCCTCGAAGCCTATCGGGTCGGGCACTGGCTCTGGCAGCAGGGCCGGGTGACGCTGGCGCTGCACGTCCAGAGCCGCATCTCAGAGGTCTTCGGGTGCGACATCCACCCGGCGGCCCGGATCGGCTCCGGCGTCTTCATCGACCACGCCACGGGCGTGGTCATCGGCGAAACGACGGTGGTCGCCGACGACGTGTCGATCCTCCAGTCGGTGACGCTTGGCGGCAACGGCAAGGAGAGCGGCGACCGGCACCCGAAGATCGCCCGCGGGGTGCTGCTCAGCGTCGGCGCCAAGGTGCTCGGCAATGTCCGCGTCGGCGAGGGCGCCAGGGTCGGCGCCGCCGCCGTCGTGCTGAGCGATGTGCCAGCCCACACCACCGTCGCGGGCGTCCCCGCCCGCGTCGTGTCGCACCTGCGGCCCGGCGAGGAGCCGGCCCTCAGCATGGACCAGTCCTTCGGCTTCGGGGACGGGATCTGACCCGACCGCGGAAAAAATCCTTCCCTTGAAACAATTTCCTCATCCAGCGCCTATCGGGGCGGGCGCTCGTAGAATGGATTTCTCTCAATCCGCGGTGCGCGCTGAATCGTATTCTGCCCGATTGCGGGAAATCAGATCGATCTTCCAAAGAAGCCCGAGAAAAAGAAGATCATTTCGTTGACCGACGGGTAGTGCACCGCCTAGTGAAGTATCGCTGATGCGACTCGATGTCCGAGTCGCGTGAGACAACGCCGAGCGGCTGCAAGATCGCTCGCGAACACATGATTCGCCGGATCGTCCGTGGCTTTCGGCCCCGTTCGATCCACTGAACACTTGAGAACATACGCGCCCGGTCCGCCTCGGCGGTACGACCGCCCGCTTCAGCGCGGGCCGATGCGGCGCGCCTGCACAATGGCTGGAGACGAGACACGATGAGCGGACCGGGTTTGAGCGTCAGCGCCACAGCGGCACGCAATCTTGCGACGGCGACCGTCACCTCGGTCCAGAACGCGGCCAACACGCCGCGCTGGCTCCTCCGCCTGCTGCCCTTCGTCGATGTCCCGGGCGGCGTCTACCGCGTCAACCGCCGTGCCGTGGTGCTCGCCAAGGGCGGCCGGATCGACCTCGTGACCGAGGACAAGGGCCGGGTCGTCCGTTCCGGCTCGCTTCGCTCCGTGCCGCTGTTCAGCCGCCTCGGCGACGCCGAGCTCGCGGCGCTGGCGGGCAAGTTCAAGGAGAGCAAGCACGCGGCCGGTGAGGTCATCCGCGAGGAGGGCGCCGCCGAGCGCACCCTCGTGGTCGTCGCCGACGGCACCGTCGAGCTGACCCTGTCCGGCCCCTACAAGGGCCGCCTGCGCCAGGGGCTCGCCACGAAGGGCGACTATTTCGGCGACGGCGACCTTCTCGACGAGGGCGCGCCGGTCCCGGCGGTGAAGGCGCTCTCGGCGGTCACCCTGCTCACCCTCGATCGCGCGGCGCTGGACGACGAGAGCATCCGCTCGCGCATCGGCCAGTATCGCGAGGAGCGCGACCGGCTGAAGGGCCACACCAATGCCTACGGCGAGCAGGGCATCGAGCTTCTGGCCGTGCATACCGGCGAGCCGCGGCTGCCGACGACCTTCGTCGATTACGAGATCGATCCGCGCGAGTACCACCTCTCGACCATCCAGACGATCCTCAACACCCATACCCGCGTCACCGACCTCTACTCGAACGAGATCGACCAGCTCCGCGAGCAGATCCGCCTTACCGTCGATGCGGTGAAGGAGCGGGAGGAGTGGGAGCTTCTGAACAACTCGGCCTTCGGCCTGCTCAACGAGGTGACCGGGCGCCAGCGCATCCCCACCCGGGGCGGTCCGCCCACCCCGGACGACCTCGACGAGCTGCTGACGCTCGTGTGGAAGAAGCCCGCCTTCTTCGTGGCCCATCCCCGCGCCATCGCCGCCTTCGGCCGCGAGGCCACCCGCCGCGGCGTGCCCCCGGTGGTGGTGCACCTGTTCGGCGCGCCGTTCATCACCTGGCGTGGCGTGCCGCTGGTGCCGAGCGACAAGCTGCCGATCGACATCGACCCGGTGACCGGCGCCCAGACCACCTCGATCCTGCTGCTGCGCGTCGGTGAGGGCGAGCAGGGCGTCGTCGGCCTGCAGAAGTCCGGCGTGACCGGCGAGATCGAGCCGGGCCTGTCGGTGCGCTACATGGGCACCAACGATCACTCCATCGCCTCGCACCTCGTGACCCGCTACTTCTCGGCCGCCGTGCTGGTCGAGGACGCGATCGCCCGTCTCGATAACGTGCTGCTCGGCAACTACCATGACTATGCGTGAGGTGCAGGCTTCCGGTCTCCCCACGGGGAACGCGGGCGACCTCGCGCACGCCGATCTCGTCGGGCGCCTCGCCCGCGAGATCTATGGCCAGGGGCAGGCCGCGAGCCAGCCCTTCGCCCCGACGCTCCCGGCAGGTCCACAAGCGCCGCAGGCCCTCGACAGCCTGCCGCAGGGCTTCGGCGGTGCGGCGCTGCCGAGCGGCTCGCTCGGCGTGCCCTCGGCCCCTTCGGGCGGCCTGCCCGCCGGGTTCCAGCCCGATGTCTCGGCGCTCGGCGCCCGCTCCTTCGGTGCGCCGCGGGTCGGACTGCCGGGCCTCACCGGCCCGACCGTGCCGAACCTCGCCCCCGCGAGCCCGGCCTTCGCCGATGTCGGCGCGGTCCCGCCGGTCCACCCGGCGAGCCCGCGGCCGGTGCTGCCGGACTTCTCGTTCCCGAGCGTCCCGTCCCTCGCGGCGGGCTTGCCCGGCGGCCCGGAGCTGCACCGGCAGATCGCGGCGGACCATCCCCGCGCCAACGCCTTCGCGCACGCGCTCGCGCCCCATCTCGTGCCGGCGGATCCGTCAAGCGCGGGCGTGGACGAGGCGCAGGAAAGTTTCCGCAGGACCGGTCGCCTCTCGCGGGCACCGGAGCCGGCGCCGTCGAACCTGTCCGACTACTACTTCCTGAACCTCGGCCCCGGCCCGGCCCGCAAGGCCCCGGCGAGCCCCCGCGTCGAGCCGACCCGCTCGCCCGGCCCCGCCCCGCGGGCGCTCGCGCACGGGTCGAGCCCGGTCGCGGCGCCCTTCGACGTGGAGCGCGTCCGCCGGGACTTCCCGGCCCTGCACCAGAGCGTCAACGGCCATCCGCTGGTCTGGCTCGACAACGCCGCGACGACCCACAAGCCGCAAGCCGTGATCGACGCGACGAGCGACTTCTACGGCAAGCACAACTCGAACATCCACCGGGCCGCCCACACGCTCGCGGCGCGCTCGACGGACCTGTTCGAGGGCGGGCGCGAGGCGGTGCGCCGCTTCCTCAACGCGCCGAGCAAGGACGACATCGTCTTCCTGCGCGGCACGACCGAGGCGATCAACCTCGTCGCCGCCTCCTATGGCGGGGCGCATATCGGGCCCGGCGACGAGATCATCCTCTCGACGATCGAGCACCACGCCAACATCGTACCCTGGCAATTGCTGGCGCAGCGCACGGGGGCGACGATCCGGGTGATCCCGGTCAACGACCGCGGCGAGATCATCTTCGAGCAGTACGCGGCCCTGCTCTCGGGACGGACGAAGATCGTCTCGGTCACCCATGTGGCCAACGCGCTGGGCACCGTGAACCCGATCCGGGAGATCATCGCGCTCGCCCACGCCTACGGCGTGCCGGTGCTGGTCGATGCGGCGCAGTCCTCGCCGCACATCCCGCTCGACGTGCAGGCGCTCGACGCCGACTTCCTCGTCTTCTCCGGCCACAAGGTGTTCGGCCCGACAGGGATCGGTGCCCTGTACGGCAAGGCGACGTTCCTCGAGGCGATGCCGCCCTGGCAGGGCGGCGGCCACATGATCGAGGACGTCACCTTCGCGAGGACGGTCTACAAGGGCGCGCCGGAGAAGTTCGAGGCGGGCACCCCCGACATCGCGGGCGCCGTCGGCCTCGGGGCGGCCCTCGACTACCTGGAGAGCATCGGCCTGCCGGCCATCGCCGCCTACGAGCACGACCTGCTCGAATACGCGCAAGCAGGTCTCGCCGAGGTGAAGGGTCTGCGCCTGATCGGCACGGCGCGAGAGAAGGCGAGCGTTATGTCCTTCACGGTGGAAGGGCAGGAGAACGAGGCGGTGGCCCATCATCTCGACGCCCATGGTATCGCCGTGCGCTCGGGCCACCATTGCGCGCTTCCCGCCTTGCGCCGGTTCGGGGTCGATCAATCGGTGCGCGCCTCCCTGGCCTTCTACAACACCCGCGAGGACGTCGACACGTTCCTGCGGGCGCTGCACACCCTGCCACGGCACTGAACGTTCCGCGCCGGCTGACCGGGTCGGCGCGGTATGAGGCCAGGAGCAAATGATCTCGAGCTGAGGTCTTTCGCGCAACTTGATAGATTTTTGCTTCGTCCGCTCTGGCAGTCATTGACCTCATAAGCAGACAGGCGGATTGCGGCCAGGATTGGTCGTCCTGAGCGAATCAGAGTGCCAGTAAGCACGACTTTCCGAGGACCCGAAATGGGTCCAGGCTGTGTGAAAACGCCGTGATCTGGTAGAGTAAGTTCCGATCTGGGGAGGTCGGGATGAAGCGCTTCATCGCAGGCGAAGATCGTCAGCAGATCACGCTCCTTCCCGACTGCCTGGACGACTACATCACCGCCGACACCCCGGTTCGCCTCATCGAAGTGTTCGCTGATGAACTCGGTCTGGTCGCGCTCGGCTTTGCGGGTGCGATGCCGGAGGCGACGGGGCGGCCCGCCTACCATCCGGCAACGCTGCTCAAGATCTACCGCTACGGCTATCTCAACCGCGTGCCGTCGAGC is from Methylobacterium radiodurans and encodes:
- a CDS encoding family 2A encapsulin nanocompartment cargo protein cysteine desulfurase, whose protein sequence is MTMREVQASGLPTGNAGDLAHADLVGRLAREIYGQGQAASQPFAPTLPAGPQAPQALDSLPQGFGGAALPSGSLGVPSAPSGGLPAGFQPDVSALGARSFGAPRVGLPGLTGPTVPNLAPASPAFADVGAVPPVHPASPRPVLPDFSFPSVPSLAAGLPGGPELHRQIAADHPRANAFAHALAPHLVPADPSSAGVDEAQESFRRTGRLSRAPEPAPSNLSDYYFLNLGPGPARKAPASPRVEPTRSPGPAPRALAHGSSPVAAPFDVERVRRDFPALHQSVNGHPLVWLDNAATTHKPQAVIDATSDFYGKHNSNIHRAAHTLAARSTDLFEGGREAVRRFLNAPSKDDIVFLRGTTEAINLVAASYGGAHIGPGDEIILSTIEHHANIVPWQLLAQRTGATIRVIPVNDRGEIIFEQYAALLSGRTKIVSVTHVANALGTVNPIREIIALAHAYGVPVLVDAAQSSPHIPLDVQALDADFLVFSGHKVFGPTGIGALYGKATFLEAMPPWQGGGHMIEDVTFARTVYKGAPEKFEAGTPDIAGAVGLGAALDYLESIGLPAIAAYEHDLLEYAQAGLAEVKGLRLIGTAREKASVMSFTVEGQENEAVAHHLDAHGIAVRSGHHCALPALRRFGVDQSVRASLAFYNTREDVDTFLRALHTLPRH
- the cysE gene encoding serine O-acetyltransferase; translation: MASALAALQPPLRATSRSTTESDVWAELRAEAEAGLIEEPLYAGIIQATILDQRSLTQALAYRLAHRLGDGDLARLSMRDLCLHALEADPQASAHAVRDLVAIRERDPTCRRYLDPFLFYKGFAALEAYRVGHWLWQQGRVTLALHVQSRISEVFGCDIHPAARIGSGVFIDHATGVVIGETTVVADDVSILQSVTLGGNGKESGDRHPKIARGVLLSVGAKVLGNVRVGEGARVGAAAVVLSDVPAHTTVAGVPARVVSHLRPGEEPALSMDQSFGFGDGI
- a CDS encoding family 2B encapsulin nanocompartment shell protein; the encoded protein is MSGPGLSVSATAARNLATATVTSVQNAANTPRWLLRLLPFVDVPGGVYRVNRRAVVLAKGGRIDLVTEDKGRVVRSGSLRSVPLFSRLGDAELAALAGKFKESKHAAGEVIREEGAAERTLVVVADGTVELTLSGPYKGRLRQGLATKGDYFGDGDLLDEGAPVPAVKALSAVTLLTLDRAALDDESIRSRIGQYREERDRLKGHTNAYGEQGIELLAVHTGEPRLPTTFVDYEIDPREYHLSTIQTILNTHTRVTDLYSNEIDQLREQIRLTVDAVKEREEWELLNNSAFGLLNEVTGRQRIPTRGGPPTPDDLDELLTLVWKKPAFFVAHPRAIAAFGREATRRGVPPVVVHLFGAPFITWRGVPLVPSDKLPIDIDPVTGAQTTSILLLRVGEGEQGVVGLQKSGVTGEIEPGLSVRYMGTNDHSIASHLVTRYFSAAVLVEDAIARLDNVLLGNYHDYA